A region of Pongo pygmaeus isolate AG05252 chromosome 15, NHGRI_mPonPyg2-v2.0_pri, whole genome shotgun sequence DNA encodes the following proteins:
- the MBIP gene encoding MAP3K12-binding inhibitory protein 1 isoform X2, translated as MAAATELSRPSSGDRSLERRCSPNLSREVLYEIFRSLHTLVGQLNLRDDVVKITIDWNKLQSLSAFQPALLFSALEQHILYLQPFLAKLQSPIKEENTTAVEEIGKTEMGNKNEVNDKFSIGDLQEEEKHKESDLGDVKKTQIHFDPEVVQIKAGKAEIDRRISAFIERKQAEINENNVREFCNVIDCNQENSCARTDAIFTPYPGFKSHVKVSRVVNTYGPQTRPEGIPGSGHKPNSMLRDCGNQAVEERLQNIEAHLRLQTGGPVPRDIYQRIKKLEDKILELEGISPEYFQSVSFSGKRRKVQPPQNYSLAELDEKISALKQALLRKSREAESMATHHLP; from the exons ATGGCTGCTGCCACGGAGCTTAGTCGCCCGAGCAGCGGTGACAGGAGCCTGGAGCGAAGATGCAGCCCCAACCTCTCCCGAGAGGTGCTCTACGAAATCTTTCGCTCTCTACACACCCTGGTTGGACAG CTTAACCTCAGAGATGATGTGGTGAAAATTACAATCGATTGGAACAAGCTCCAGAGCCTCTCGGCATTCCAGCCTGCATTGCTCTTTAGTGCACTTGAacaacacattttatatttacag CCTTTTTTAGCAAAACTTCAGTCTCCGATTAAAGAGGAGAATACAACTGCTGTTGAAGAGATAGGAAAAACAGAAATGGGGAACAAAAATGAAGTAAATGACAAATTTTCCATTGGCGACCTACAAGAGgaagaaaagcacaaagaaagtGATTTAGGAGATGTGAAAAAGACACAGATCCATTTTGATCCAGAAGTAGTTCAGATAAAGGCTGGAAAAGCAGAA ATTGACAGACGAATATCTGCATTTATTGAAAGAAAGCAAGCTGAAATCAATGAAAACAACGTCAGGGAATTTTGCAATGTTATTGATTGTAATCAAG AAAATAGTTGTGCAAGAACTGATGCGATTTTTACCCCTTACCCCGGATTTAAAAGTCACGTAAAAG TTTCTAGAGTTGTGAATACATACGGACCACAGACTAGACCTGAAGGAATTCCAGGGTCAGGTCATAAACCTAACAGCATGCTTCGAGATTGTGGTAATCAGGCTGTAGAAGAACGACTACAAAATATTGAGGCCCACTTGCGGTTACAGACAG gtGGTCCAGTGCCAAGAGACATTTATCAGAGAATTAAAAAACTTGAGGATAAAATCCTTGAATTGGAAGGCATCTCTCCTGAATATTTTCAGTCTGTA agcttttctggaaaaagaagaaaagttcaaccaCCTCAA AACTATTCACTGGCTGAACTTGATGAGAAAATTAGTGCCCTCAAACAAGCCCTTCTCAGAAAATCAAGAGAAGCAGAATCCATGGCAACCCACCACCTTCCATGA
- the MBIP gene encoding MAP3K12-binding inhibitory protein 1 isoform X3, which translates to MAAATELSRPSSGDRSLERRCSPNLSREVLYEIFRSLHTLVGQLNLRDDVVKITIDWNKLQSLSAFQPALLFSALEQHILYLQPFLAKLQSPIKEENTTAVEEIGKTEMGNKNEVNDKFSIGDLQEEEKHKESDLGDVKKTQIHFDPEVVQIKAGKAEIDRRISAFIERKQAEINENNVREFCNVIDCNQENSCARTDAIFTPYPGFKSHVKVSRVVNTYGPQTRPEGIPGSGHKPNSMLRDCGNQAVEERLQNIEAHLRLQTGGPVPRDIYQRIKKLEDKILELEGISPEYFQSVACEHI; encoded by the exons ATGGCTGCTGCCACGGAGCTTAGTCGCCCGAGCAGCGGTGACAGGAGCCTGGAGCGAAGATGCAGCCCCAACCTCTCCCGAGAGGTGCTCTACGAAATCTTTCGCTCTCTACACACCCTGGTTGGACAG CTTAACCTCAGAGATGATGTGGTGAAAATTACAATCGATTGGAACAAGCTCCAGAGCCTCTCGGCATTCCAGCCTGCATTGCTCTTTAGTGCACTTGAacaacacattttatatttacag CCTTTTTTAGCAAAACTTCAGTCTCCGATTAAAGAGGAGAATACAACTGCTGTTGAAGAGATAGGAAAAACAGAAATGGGGAACAAAAATGAAGTAAATGACAAATTTTCCATTGGCGACCTACAAGAGgaagaaaagcacaaagaaagtGATTTAGGAGATGTGAAAAAGACACAGATCCATTTTGATCCAGAAGTAGTTCAGATAAAGGCTGGAAAAGCAGAA ATTGACAGACGAATATCTGCATTTATTGAAAGAAAGCAAGCTGAAATCAATGAAAACAACGTCAGGGAATTTTGCAATGTTATTGATTGTAATCAAG AAAATAGTTGTGCAAGAACTGATGCGATTTTTACCCCTTACCCCGGATTTAAAAGTCACGTAAAAG TTTCTAGAGTTGTGAATACATACGGACCACAGACTAGACCTGAAGGAATTCCAGGGTCAGGTCATAAACCTAACAGCATGCTTCGAGATTGTGGTAATCAGGCTGTAGAAGAACGACTACAAAATATTGAGGCCCACTTGCGGTTACAGACAG gtGGTCCAGTGCCAAGAGACATTTATCAGAGAATTAAAAAACTTGAGGATAAAATCCTTGAATTGGAAGGCATCTCTCCTGAATATTTTCAGTCTGTA GCCTGTGAACATATATGA
- the MBIP gene encoding MAP3K12-binding inhibitory protein 1 isoform X4, with protein sequence MAAATELSRPSSGDRSLERRCSPNLSREVLYEIFRSLHTLVGQLNLRDDVVKITIDWNKLQSLSAFQPALLFSALEQHILYLQPFLAKLQSPIKEENTTAVEEIGKTEMGNKNEVNDKFSIGDLQEEEKHKESDLGDVKKTQIHFDPEVVQIKAGKAEIDRRISAFIERKQAEINENNVREFCNVIDCNQENSCARTDAIFTPYPGFKSHVKVSRVVNTYGPQTRPEGIPGSGHKPNSMLRDCGNQAVEERLQNIEAHLRLQTELFWKKKKSSTTSTELFTG encoded by the exons ATGGCTGCTGCCACGGAGCTTAGTCGCCCGAGCAGCGGTGACAGGAGCCTGGAGCGAAGATGCAGCCCCAACCTCTCCCGAGAGGTGCTCTACGAAATCTTTCGCTCTCTACACACCCTGGTTGGACAG CTTAACCTCAGAGATGATGTGGTGAAAATTACAATCGATTGGAACAAGCTCCAGAGCCTCTCGGCATTCCAGCCTGCATTGCTCTTTAGTGCACTTGAacaacacattttatatttacag CCTTTTTTAGCAAAACTTCAGTCTCCGATTAAAGAGGAGAATACAACTGCTGTTGAAGAGATAGGAAAAACAGAAATGGGGAACAAAAATGAAGTAAATGACAAATTTTCCATTGGCGACCTACAAGAGgaagaaaagcacaaagaaagtGATTTAGGAGATGTGAAAAAGACACAGATCCATTTTGATCCAGAAGTAGTTCAGATAAAGGCTGGAAAAGCAGAA ATTGACAGACGAATATCTGCATTTATTGAAAGAAAGCAAGCTGAAATCAATGAAAACAACGTCAGGGAATTTTGCAATGTTATTGATTGTAATCAAG AAAATAGTTGTGCAAGAACTGATGCGATTTTTACCCCTTACCCCGGATTTAAAAGTCACGTAAAAG TTTCTAGAGTTGTGAATACATACGGACCACAGACTAGACCTGAAGGAATTCCAGGGTCAGGTCATAAACCTAACAGCATGCTTCGAGATTGTGGTAATCAGGCTGTAGAAGAACGACTACAAAATATTGAGGCCCACTTGCGGTTACAGACAG agcttttctggaaaaagaagaaaagttcaaccaCCTCAA CAGAACTATTCACTGGCTGA
- the MBIP gene encoding MAP3K12-binding inhibitory protein 1 isoform X1: protein MAAATELSRPSSGDRSLERRCSPNLSREVLYEIFRSLHTLVGQLNLRDDVVKITIDWNKLQSLSAFQPALLFSALEQHILYLQPFLAKLQSPIKEENTTAVEEIGKTEMGNKNEVNDKFSIGDLQEEEKHKESDLGDVKKTQIHFDPEVVQIKAGKAEIDRRISAFIERKQAEINENNVREFCNVIDCNQENSCARTDAIFTPYPGFKSHVKVSRVVNTYGPQTRPEGIPGSGHKPNSMLRDCGNQAVEERLQNIEAHLRLQTGGPVPRDIYQRIKKLEDKILELEGISPEYFQSVSFSGKRRKVQPPQQNYSLAELDEKISALKQALLRKSREAESMATHHLP, encoded by the exons ATGGCTGCTGCCACGGAGCTTAGTCGCCCGAGCAGCGGTGACAGGAGCCTGGAGCGAAGATGCAGCCCCAACCTCTCCCGAGAGGTGCTCTACGAAATCTTTCGCTCTCTACACACCCTGGTTGGACAG CTTAACCTCAGAGATGATGTGGTGAAAATTACAATCGATTGGAACAAGCTCCAGAGCCTCTCGGCATTCCAGCCTGCATTGCTCTTTAGTGCACTTGAacaacacattttatatttacag CCTTTTTTAGCAAAACTTCAGTCTCCGATTAAAGAGGAGAATACAACTGCTGTTGAAGAGATAGGAAAAACAGAAATGGGGAACAAAAATGAAGTAAATGACAAATTTTCCATTGGCGACCTACAAGAGgaagaaaagcacaaagaaagtGATTTAGGAGATGTGAAAAAGACACAGATCCATTTTGATCCAGAAGTAGTTCAGATAAAGGCTGGAAAAGCAGAA ATTGACAGACGAATATCTGCATTTATTGAAAGAAAGCAAGCTGAAATCAATGAAAACAACGTCAGGGAATTTTGCAATGTTATTGATTGTAATCAAG AAAATAGTTGTGCAAGAACTGATGCGATTTTTACCCCTTACCCCGGATTTAAAAGTCACGTAAAAG TTTCTAGAGTTGTGAATACATACGGACCACAGACTAGACCTGAAGGAATTCCAGGGTCAGGTCATAAACCTAACAGCATGCTTCGAGATTGTGGTAATCAGGCTGTAGAAGAACGACTACAAAATATTGAGGCCCACTTGCGGTTACAGACAG gtGGTCCAGTGCCAAGAGACATTTATCAGAGAATTAAAAAACTTGAGGATAAAATCCTTGAATTGGAAGGCATCTCTCCTGAATATTTTCAGTCTGTA agcttttctggaaaaagaagaaaagttcaaccaCCTCAA CAGAACTATTCACTGGCTGAACTTGATGAGAAAATTAGTGCCCTCAAACAAGCCCTTCTCAGAAAATCAAGAGAAGCAGAATCCATGGCAACCCACCACCTTCCATGA
- the MBIP gene encoding MAP3K12-binding inhibitory protein 1 isoform X5, producing the protein MAAATELSRPSSGDRSLERRCSPNLSREVLYEIFRSLHTLVGQLNLRDDVVKITIDWNKLQSLSAFQPALLFSALEQHILYLQPFLAKLQSPIKEENTTAVEEIGKTEMGNKNEVNDKFSIGDLQEEEKHKESDLGDVKKTQIHFDPEVVQIKAGKAEIDRRISAFIERKQAEINENNVREFCNVIDCNQENSCARTDAIFTPYPGFKSHVKVSRVVNTYGPQTRPEGIPGSGHKPNSMLRDCGNQAVEERLQNIEAHLRLQTELFWKKKKSSTTSKLFTG; encoded by the exons ATGGCTGCTGCCACGGAGCTTAGTCGCCCGAGCAGCGGTGACAGGAGCCTGGAGCGAAGATGCAGCCCCAACCTCTCCCGAGAGGTGCTCTACGAAATCTTTCGCTCTCTACACACCCTGGTTGGACAG CTTAACCTCAGAGATGATGTGGTGAAAATTACAATCGATTGGAACAAGCTCCAGAGCCTCTCGGCATTCCAGCCTGCATTGCTCTTTAGTGCACTTGAacaacacattttatatttacag CCTTTTTTAGCAAAACTTCAGTCTCCGATTAAAGAGGAGAATACAACTGCTGTTGAAGAGATAGGAAAAACAGAAATGGGGAACAAAAATGAAGTAAATGACAAATTTTCCATTGGCGACCTACAAGAGgaagaaaagcacaaagaaagtGATTTAGGAGATGTGAAAAAGACACAGATCCATTTTGATCCAGAAGTAGTTCAGATAAAGGCTGGAAAAGCAGAA ATTGACAGACGAATATCTGCATTTATTGAAAGAAAGCAAGCTGAAATCAATGAAAACAACGTCAGGGAATTTTGCAATGTTATTGATTGTAATCAAG AAAATAGTTGTGCAAGAACTGATGCGATTTTTACCCCTTACCCCGGATTTAAAAGTCACGTAAAAG TTTCTAGAGTTGTGAATACATACGGACCACAGACTAGACCTGAAGGAATTCCAGGGTCAGGTCATAAACCTAACAGCATGCTTCGAGATTGTGGTAATCAGGCTGTAGAAGAACGACTACAAAATATTGAGGCCCACTTGCGGTTACAGACAG agcttttctggaaaaagaagaaaagttcaaccaCCTCAA AACTATTCACTGGCTGA